CGTCTTATAACGCCCACCTTGGTAAatcaataaaaaaacaaaaaaaattcaggCCCAACGCTGAGCCCACTCTCAGGCCCAACACTGGGCCCGCTTCCGGGAACGTCGTGCCGCCGCTGGTGGTCGGATCCACGCCCACGCCACTGCTGGTTGCAGGATCCGCGTCGGTGGTGGCCGGATCCGCGCCCTCGCCGCCGTTGGTGGCCGGATCCGAGAGCCCGGATGCTGGATCTAGCCGAGCAAAATGCATGCATGATGGCCCGTGCAATGTCCTCCTCATTCCAAAGCTGGGCATGGCAAATATTAGTTAGCTGGGGCATGTCAAACTATATTGGCCACGAACCAATGCAAATGGGTGCCAAAAATTTTCTGACTAGCTTGTCAAATATGGCTTGGGCCGAAAACAGATACAAAGCAGACGTGCCCTTTAATTTATTACCACCCCATCATATCACACATGTCGTCATTCGATGGATGTTGACCTTCTTTAATTACTTACATGATTTGCAGCTATCGCTAAACAGATTATGGAGACACGTCCTGCGCTCGCAACAGAAGATAACAAGAGTAACAAAAACACTCCACTGCAGCTGGCTGTACTTGGGGACAAGATTGACGTGCTAAGTGTACTGTTGGATCATGATCGGTCTTTAGGGTATGTAGCCTCCTCAGATGCCGGTGGTGTCCCTCTTCTTAATTCTGCTGCATTCAGAGGCCATGTTGGTGTTGCCCGAGAGCTTCTTAAACATTGTCCAGATGCCCCCCTTGCTGAAACAAATGGCTGGACATGTCTGCACGAAGCTGTGTGGGAAGGACAGATGGAGTTCGTAGATTTTGTCCTGGGTTTGCCACAATTCGGTAGACTCATTAACATGCGAGATAAAGATGGAAATACTGCTCTGCACATCGCAGTCCAAAAGTGCAATCCGAAGATGGTCGCTGCTTTACTGCTTCACCCAGACATAGACGTCACAGTGCTTAACAACAGTGGAAGCGATGCAATAGGGGAATTGTGGACTACCACCGACCATTCCAAGACATTAAACTGGGTACGTACGTTACGTCGTATATAGGTTTTCTTAATTATTTGTACGTATAGTACTACTTTCATTACTCCACAAAAAATCAGTGCTTATGCTAATATTCTATGCACGCGCGTGTCGATCCATCTTCCTTACCTGAAACATCAGATTTAGACTATCATGGTTACCAAGCTCCTTTTGCATCTTTCTATATGCAGAACGAAGTATCCATGCTTATGTTGAAAGCTGATCCTCAAGACGCAACAAATATTTATAATGTCTGGAGGGAAGCCCACCATAAAGTGACAAAATCATCTAGGGAGGATATCAAGTCACTGACTCAAACATATACAGGCAACACTTCCCTGGTGGCGATTCTCATTGCCACCATTACCTTTGCTGCTGCTTTCACTTTGCCCGGAGGATATAGCACTGATGCTGGAACCGAGGGGCTTCCCATCATGGCAAGGAAGTTTGCGTTTAAGGCATTCCTGATCTCCGACACCTTGGCTATGTGCTCCTCACTTGCTGTTGCCTTTGTATGCATCATAGCCAGGTGGGAGGATCTTGAGTTCCTGCTTCACTACAGGTCTTTTACAAAGAAGCTTATGTGGTTTGCATACATGGCAACCACCACAGCATTCGCAACTGGTTTATACACTGTTCTGGCTCCTCGTCTCCTATGGTTGGCCGTTGCGGTATGCACTCTGACGTCTTTACTGCCCATTCTCACTAAGATTCTTGGTGAATGGCCCATCTTGAAACTTAGATTTCGGTTGGGTCGGACTTTCAATTCAGAGCTCCTCGATATGGTCTAGCTTCATCACCTTCAGTTATTGGTTCCATCTGCTTTATGTTGGAAACATAAGGGAACAGCATATGTTGAAATGTTTGCCAAACAGCACTATTGTTTGGGTAGTTTGGAATCGCTGTAATAAAGCCTGTGTAGATGAGTGATAGTATTTTATTTCCGAGTTGGACATCCTACAACTCTGCTACTTTGTTGATGAGAAATATGTTAGGTTCCACAGGATTTGtcattgttagattgatctctaatcctaactggacccaacggcccagttgggcctttgattcgcgccctgatcgggggcgcccagcccaccatggctggagggcccctatcaCACTGTGCTATAAAAAAAAGTGGGGGCTggcggctcttatcacgaggttgacctgagccgagctccccaccgacatctaaaccctaatccgatcagagaggggcgcagctagtgacggaaagccaccagccgcgccgcctccGGACTGCGTCACCGGACTTCACTGCCTTCATTGCCGGTCGCCACTGCCTATCACCGACATCCTCTTCCTCGACcatcgctgccctagcgcagatcGACTACATGGCGGACGCGAGCAGATCTTCCACTGCGGTGTAAGGTTTGACACGTCCATCTTCTACTCCACCCCTCTATGTCTCGTTGCAATAGTAGATGTACTAGGGCTCGTGATTCTATTCAATAGCaagtacccggctagatctatgtTCCTAGTGATCCTATaggtctaacaatggtaccagagccatcggtttctagggtttttagatctagaacgggtaaACCGATTAGAAAATGAAGTAGAAGGTTAGATCCAGTGTGGGGCTAACAAGAAcagagggttcggttgaaccctaaccctaactgggttatggAAAGgaggttcggttgaaccctaaccctaactgggttaaggaaAGGACAAAAAGAAGAGGGTTTCGGCCTTAAGAAGGTAAGAGCCAAACCCTAAACCCGTGAAGATTTCAtggggaagatgaacagtggaaccctaaccctaacttcgatccccatccccaatcggttgaatccgagaGCAGAAATAGAGAAGCAAATCAAAGAGATCGATGTTGGGGAAGGGGAGACCTACCTCGCCACTGCGCAGCGCTGCTACCTCGCCGGCGCGCAGGGAGAAGAAGGCCAAGCCGGGGGCATTGCTCGCCgggtgaagggaccgtgacgcctaagaggggggggatgaattaggcaacttaaaattctaactctaaactatagcctctttttcttaccctagcaaaacctatgcaatagataaactatctagatgtgcaacttatagttttgctagtgtattgctatctctaccgcaaacgtagtaaagtaatcaatgtaaatgcggaagctaaagagcaaggtagagatatgcaaactcccgtcgacgactccgatatttttaccgaggtatcgagaagcgcgcaagcttccccctagtccttgttggagcctcttgcaaggaatccctcgcaaggaccaagctcccggttgggtaactccgtggatagcctcgggcctttcccacgcgtaagtgggtctctgatgtgcctctcggcaagtctctcccggatgctccctgccgtcttcactatcaagcttccagccgaaacgccacgggccttgttccctccggtacacggtggcggccacaccacaaacacggttggtgtgatctcgcaagacttcaagcccctccgatgtacaacacttgtgctcgcaagcacggggtggcaagaggtatgcaaacctcacttaaacactaggcaaacacctagagcaagcgcataagcggtggtctaatcaacctaagcacttcacaaagcacttatgctaatcacctaataaaacactaagcactatgcatgtggagatcactcaaatggtgtatcaacactcttggtatgtttcctcagctccactcccttcaaatggccggttgggggttgtatttataagccccactgagaaagtagccgttggggtcgaactcccgcaattctgttactgaccggacactgaatcgtcctgaccggacgcgtccggtcgtcccgaccgttgtagccgcgaaccaccgatcagacgctgccagcgtccggtcgcctgccaccggacgcgtccggtcatagttttgcgcgcctagaacctctctgtactcgatcggacgctgatgccctgcgtccggtcggttgccgccagcgtctggtcgcctctacgagctcgtttcttcgcgatcttgcgtatggcttggttcctatcttcatgcttggactttgcttgatctcttgggtcttctcttgtgctcctaaggtcttgcttgaggtgttgatcattggatcatcatgtcgccttcgtccaagtcacgtcttgcaccctattgaactacaaaacaaacacttgcaaattcattagtccaatttggttgtgttggtcatcaaacaccaaaatctaaagtaaatgggcttagggtccattttccttacactggGCTCCGGCCAAAGAGGCGCCACAgccaggccactcgacggcggtgcgctcacccgctggggagcgtgcacgccggcgagggggccggcgacggcgccatggttgCCGCTCCACCGTCGTCGCTCTCAGATGCTCGCTAGGTGCTGCTGTGctgagaagagaagagagagagagagcaaagtgCAGAATGACCGCTAGGGTTTCAAGGGGCCGCTGCGGTCGGCGTTTTGATCCAGTGACTCGCGTGGACGGCCGTTGGATCTGAATGAGCGGTCGAGATTGATCGGGCCGACTTGCGGCCCAGGCGGGTGCGCGCGGTGGcgcggctttgccggcccaggcccacgttgcggcctgggtTCGGCCGGGCGTCGCGCAAAGGAAGCGGGCCGAGCAGTTTTGGTTGCTAGGTCGAAGGAACAGTACGAAATGAAtcagtttttctttttttctttttccagtaaatattTATTTCCTGAAAAATGAATAAATGGCATAAAGAAAGTAGAAAAGAGATTTTTCCTATGGGTAAAATTTACTAAATTGAATTATTTTCTActacgtatttaaagatgttattttcattattaaattcgaaccaacgggagaatttaattttgaaaatggatatgttttaattgattgtaatattgttattattctgaccaacgttgattaatggcaatattatgatgttttgtcttgcattaattctatttctgcccaacggtgatgtagaattaatgtagagaacaattgtatgttttaattttgaccaacgttggaactaaggcatgcaattgttattgttattatttatattctcactctatttgaattgtgttttcaggcggatacaacttaatgggttgtatcaaagagatccccactctcaaaggtgataactatacggagtggaagaaaaagatagacctagctttcatcttggctgaggtggactaggtagtcaccacaccatgtcccacagagcctgtggcaccggtgagggagacaaacgaggctgatgccgcttgggcaacaagagagagggattttgcatcctaaagaatgtcctatgaccttgagcataggaagtgggtcactaccaacaagaaatatttggctgtgaaAAAAAACACGATTGAGcatgcaattgtgggctcaatcccagagtgtgacaccatcACCGAGTACcttgaaagaataaagagtcggttcactggctcttcaaagacatatgctacctagctgataaagcagctggtgacaaagAGGTACTCtggtaatggtggcataagagagcacatactaaggatgagcaatttggcatccaagctaaaaccaatggatctagctctcaaggatgagttccttatccatctgatttttgcttccttgataaaagagtttgacacttttgttgtcaactacaacatatagcccgagaagtgggacttggagaggctcatggctatatgtgtgcaagaggaggagagaatgaaagctaccaatggtggctctatcaattatttgaaagacaataagaaaaagaatactaataataacttctcctcaaagtcaaagggaaagggtcccatgctgcatcagcctcagcagaacaagttcacagtagagaaagactagTGTCTCTATcgtaagaagacgggacattataagaaagattgtcccgattacttaaagatgatcatggcaaagaaatgtgagaacattattacgttcataaatgaatccctgtatatacagtattcgaaatctacttggtggattgactcaggtgcaactattcatgttgctaattctttatagggattccgttcgacgaggaatacgcaaagaagcgaaagacacatTAAAGTcacaaatggagtccgagcagaagctgaagccgttggcgatctttctctagagcttgctgatggtttcaaacttatacttggagatgttctttatgttccctcgttatagagaaacttgattagtgtttcatgtttggacaatgatggatatgattgccattttggaaatggcaaatgtaagataacatttaataatgcatgtgttggtcttgctatcttacaaaatgagctttatttgttatcactacgtgatgatgtgaatgttgtatgcgatgatgggaacgttgtgtgtgacaatgtgaatgtatcctcgtctgcggatgtaaacagaaaacgaaagagagctcacgttGCATTGTCAAAATTATGGAACTATCGTTTAGGCTATATTTCAAG
This sequence is a window from Miscanthus floridulus cultivar M001 chromosome 10, ASM1932011v1, whole genome shotgun sequence. Protein-coding genes within it:
- the LOC136490283 gene encoding ankyrin repeat-containing protein At5g02620-like isoform X1 encodes the protein MEAGKRTTMMDSRLLDAAASDDATMMKQLALHDPAVLLGTTPQGNTCLHISAVHGHDGFCMEVMALNRSLLSAVNNDRETPLVAAVTSGRTSTTLASSFLRCYRDLHPSEAILMQDKQGNNALHHAIRSGRRELALELIAAEPALSKAVNKYDESPMFIAVMRNYKDVFEKLLEIPDSAHGGTDGQNALNAAVRNGNSAIAKQIMETRPALATEDNKSNKNTPLQLAVLGDKIDVLSVLLDHDRSLGYVASSDAGGVPLLNSAAFRGHVGVARELLKHCPDAPLAETNGWTCLHEAVWEGQMEFVDFVLGLPQFGRLINMRDKDGNTALHIAVQKCNPKMVAALLLHPDIDVTVLNNSGSDAIGELWTTTDHSKTLNWNEVSMLMLKADPQDATNIYNVWREAHHKVTKSSREDIKSLTQTYTGNTSLVAILIATITFAAAFTLPGGYSTDAGTEGLPIMARKFAFKAFLISDTLAMCSSLAVAFVCIIARWEDLEFLLHYRSFTKKLMWFAYMATTTAFATGLYTVLAPRLLWLAVAVCTLTSLLPILTKILGEWPILKLRFRLGRTFNSELLDMV
- the LOC136490283 gene encoding ankyrin repeat-containing protein At5g02620-like isoform X2, yielding MMDSRLLDAAASDDATMMKQLALHDPAVLLGTTPQGNTCLHISAVHGHDGFCMEVMALNRSLLSAVNNDRETPLVAAVTSGRTSTTLASSFLRCYRDLHPSEAILMQDKQGNNALHHAIRSGRRELALELIAAEPALSKAVNKYDESPMFIAVMRNYKDVFEKLLEIPDSAHGGTDGQNALNAAVRNGNSAIAKQIMETRPALATEDNKSNKNTPLQLAVLGDKIDVLSVLLDHDRSLGYVASSDAGGVPLLNSAAFRGHVGVARELLKHCPDAPLAETNGWTCLHEAVWEGQMEFVDFVLGLPQFGRLINMRDKDGNTALHIAVQKCNPKMVAALLLHPDIDVTVLNNSGSDAIGELWTTTDHSKTLNWNEVSMLMLKADPQDATNIYNVWREAHHKVTKSSREDIKSLTQTYTGNTSLVAILIATITFAAAFTLPGGYSTDAGTEGLPIMARKFAFKAFLISDTLAMCSSLAVAFVCIIARWEDLEFLLHYRSFTKKLMWFAYMATTTAFATGLYTVLAPRLLWLAVAVCTLTSLLPILTKILGEWPILKLRFRLGRTFNSELLDMV